In Panicum virgatum strain AP13 chromosome 4N, P.virgatum_v5, whole genome shotgun sequence, a single window of DNA contains:
- the LOC120668804 gene encoding NADH dehydrogenase [ubiquinone] 1 beta subcomplex subunit 9-like, which yields MASTAGFLARRAAQKERVRLLYRRALKGTLNWAVHRHLFYQDASDLRDKFEANRHVDNLDVIDRLIEDAEAQYRNFQHPDPYIVPWAPGGTKFTRNPPPPQGIEIVYNYGKED from the exons atggcgtcgacggcggggttcctggcgcggcgggcggcgcagaAGGAGCGGGTGCGCCTGCTATACCGCCGGGCGCTCAAGGGCACGCTCAACTGGGCCGTCCACCGCCACCTCTTCTACCAGGAT GCGTCGGATCTCAGGGACAAGTTCGAGGCCAACCGACATGTG GATAACCTGGACGTAATCGATAGGCTCATCGAGGATGCAGAGGCTCAGTACAGGAATTTCCAGCACCCCGATCCCTACATCG TTCCATGGGCACCTGGTGGCACTAAATTCACAAGAAACCCTCCTCCACCTCAAGGG ATTGAGATCGTCTACAATTATGGCAAGGAGGACTAG
- the LOC120668807 gene encoding CDPK-related kinase 3-like isoform X2 gives MGQCYGKAGASSRADQDDIGGMVAPPSPLPANGAPQTPPHQAQVAAPGTPRRRKSGSTTPVHQTPGVAWPSPYPAGGASPLPAGVSPSPARSTPRRFFKRPFPPPSPAKHIKATLAKRLGGGKPKEGTIPEEGGVGPGAAGAGADGAEAERPLDKTFDFGKNFGAKYELGKEVGRGHFGHTCSAVVKKGEYKGQTVAVKIISKAKMTTAISIEDVRREVKILKALSGHNNLVKFYDACEDALNVYIVMELCEGGELLDRILARGGRYTEEDAKAIVVQILSVVAFCHLQGVVHRDLKPENFLFTTRDESAPMKLIDFGLSDFIRPDERLNDIVGSAYYVAPEVLHRSYSMEADIWSIGVITYILLCGSRPFWARTESGIFRSVLRADPNFDDSPWPSVSTEAKDFVKRFLNKDYRKRMTAVQALTHPWLRDEQRQIPLDILIFRLALSKALSEDELSYLRLQFKLLEPKDGYVSLDNFRMALTRCLTDAMRESRVLEFLHALEPLAYRRMDFEEFCAAAISPYQLEALERWEEIAGTAFQHFEQEGNRVISVEELAQELNLAPTHYSIVQDWIRKSDGKLNFLGFTKFLHGVTIRGSNTRRH, from the exons ATGGGGCAGTGCTACGGGAAGGCGGGCGCGTCGTCGCGGGCCGACCAGGACGACATCGGCGGGATGgtcgcgccgccgtccccgctgCCGGCCAACGGCGCGCCGCAGACGCCGCCGCACCAGGCGCAGGTGGCCGCGCCCGGCACGCCGAGGCGCCGCAAGTCCGGATCGACCACGCCGGTGCACCAGACGCCCGGGGTCGCCTGGCCGAGCCCCTACCCCGCCGGCGGGGCCAGCCCGCTCCCCGCGGGggtgtcgccgtcgccggcgaggtcgacgCCCAGGAGGTTCTTCAAGCGGCCcttcccgccgccgtcgccggccaagCACATAAAGGCCACGCTCGCCAAGCGGCTGGGCGGGGGCAAGCCCAAGGAGGGGACCATACCGGAGGAGGGCGGCGTCGggcccggcgccgccggagcaggcGCGGATGGGGCCGAGGCGGAGAGGCCGTTGGACAAGACGTTCGACTTCGGGAAGAACTTCGGGGCCAAGTACGAGCTGGGGAAGGAGGTGGGGAGGGGGCACTTCGGGCACACCTGCTCGGCCGTCGTGAAGAAGGGCGAGTACAAGGGCCAGACCGTCGCCGTCAAGATCATCTCCAAAGCTAAG ATGACGACGGCCATTTCCATCGAGGATGTTCGTAGGGAAGTCAAGATTTTGAAAGCTCTATCAGGGCACAATAATCTTGTGAAATTCTACGATGCATGTGAGGACGCCCTCAATGTCTACATTGTCATGGA ATTATGTGAAGGTGGAGAGTTGCTAGATAGAATTTTGGCCAG AGGCGGGAGATACACAGAAGAAGATGCCAAAGCAATCGTTGTACAAATTTTGAGCGTAGTGGCTTTCTGTCATCTTCAGGGAGTAGTGCATCGCGATTTGAAACCAGAG AATTTTCTTTTCACAACAAGAGATGAAAGCGCTCCGATGAAGTTGATTGACTTTGGTCTGTCCGATTTTATTAGACCAG ATGAAAGGCTCAATGATATTGTTGGAAGTGCATATTACGTCGCCCCAGAGGTTCTACACAGATCATACAGTATGGAAGCAGACATTTGGAGTATAGGTGTCATAACATACATTCTGCTCTGTGGCAGTCGGCCATTTTGGGCAAGGACAGAATCTGGGATCTTTCGATCTGTGTTGAGAGCTGATCCCAACTTTGACGATTCACCATGGCCTTCAGTATCGACTGAAGCTAAGGATTTTGTGAAGAGATTTCTAAACAAGGATTACCGCAAAAGAATGACTGCTGTCCAAGCGCTGA CTCACCCTTGGTTACGAGATGAACAAAGGCAAATTCCATTGGACATACTCATCTTCAGATTA GCACTATCTAAGGCTTTAAGTGAGGATGAACTTTCGTATCTTAGATTGCAGTTTAAGCTGCTTGAACCTAAAGATGGATATGTATCACTTGACAACTTTCGGATG GCTCTGACAAGATGTTTGACTGATGCTATGAGGGAATCAAGGGTTCTTGAGTTTTTGCATGCG TTGGAACCACTTGCGTACAGAAGGATGGACTTCGAAGAATTCTGTGCTGCAGCAATAAGCCCTTACCAGCTTGAGGCTTTGGAAAGGTGGGAAGAAATTGCAGGAACAGCTTTTCAGCACTTTGAACAAGAGGGCAACCGAGTTATATCGGTTGAGGAGTTGGCACAG GAACTAAATCTCGCACCGACTCATTATTCCATTGTGCAAGACTGGATCAGAAAGTCAGATGGCAAGCTAAACTTTCTTGGGTTTACAAAATTTTTGCATGGTGTCACCATACGGGGCTCAAATACAAGACGACACTAA
- the LOC120668807 gene encoding CDPK-related kinase 3-like isoform X1, translating into MGQCYGKAGASSRADQDDIGGMVAPPSPLPANGAPQTPPHQAQVAAPGTPRRRKSGSTTPVHQTPGVAWPSPYPAGGASPLPAGVSPSPARSTPRRFFKRPFPPPSPAKHIKATLAKRLGGGKPKEGTIPEEGGVGPGAAGAGADGAEAERPLDKTFDFGKNFGAKYELGKEVGRGHFGHTCSAVVKKGEYKGQTVAVKIISKAKMTTAISIEDVRREVKILKALSGHNNLVKFYDACEDALNVYIVMELCEGGELLDRILARGGRYTEEDAKAIVVQILSVVAFCHLQGVVHRDLKPENFLFTTRDESAPMKLIDFGLSDFIRPDERLNDIVGSAYYVAPEVLHRSYSMEADIWSIGVITYILLCGSRPFWARTESGIFRSVLRADPNFDDSPWPSVSTEAKDFVKRFLNKDYRKRMTAVQALTHPWLRDEQRQIPLDILIFRLVKQYLRATPLKRLALKALSKALSEDELSYLRLQFKLLEPKDGYVSLDNFRMALTRCLTDAMRESRVLEFLHALEPLAYRRMDFEEFCAAAISPYQLEALERWEEIAGTAFQHFEQEGNRVISVEELAQELNLAPTHYSIVQDWIRKSDGKLNFLGFTKFLHGVTIRGSNTRRH; encoded by the exons ATGGGGCAGTGCTACGGGAAGGCGGGCGCGTCGTCGCGGGCCGACCAGGACGACATCGGCGGGATGgtcgcgccgccgtccccgctgCCGGCCAACGGCGCGCCGCAGACGCCGCCGCACCAGGCGCAGGTGGCCGCGCCCGGCACGCCGAGGCGCCGCAAGTCCGGATCGACCACGCCGGTGCACCAGACGCCCGGGGTCGCCTGGCCGAGCCCCTACCCCGCCGGCGGGGCCAGCCCGCTCCCCGCGGGggtgtcgccgtcgccggcgaggtcgacgCCCAGGAGGTTCTTCAAGCGGCCcttcccgccgccgtcgccggccaagCACATAAAGGCCACGCTCGCCAAGCGGCTGGGCGGGGGCAAGCCCAAGGAGGGGACCATACCGGAGGAGGGCGGCGTCGggcccggcgccgccggagcaggcGCGGATGGGGCCGAGGCGGAGAGGCCGTTGGACAAGACGTTCGACTTCGGGAAGAACTTCGGGGCCAAGTACGAGCTGGGGAAGGAGGTGGGGAGGGGGCACTTCGGGCACACCTGCTCGGCCGTCGTGAAGAAGGGCGAGTACAAGGGCCAGACCGTCGCCGTCAAGATCATCTCCAAAGCTAAG ATGACGACGGCCATTTCCATCGAGGATGTTCGTAGGGAAGTCAAGATTTTGAAAGCTCTATCAGGGCACAATAATCTTGTGAAATTCTACGATGCATGTGAGGACGCCCTCAATGTCTACATTGTCATGGA ATTATGTGAAGGTGGAGAGTTGCTAGATAGAATTTTGGCCAG AGGCGGGAGATACACAGAAGAAGATGCCAAAGCAATCGTTGTACAAATTTTGAGCGTAGTGGCTTTCTGTCATCTTCAGGGAGTAGTGCATCGCGATTTGAAACCAGAG AATTTTCTTTTCACAACAAGAGATGAAAGCGCTCCGATGAAGTTGATTGACTTTGGTCTGTCCGATTTTATTAGACCAG ATGAAAGGCTCAATGATATTGTTGGAAGTGCATATTACGTCGCCCCAGAGGTTCTACACAGATCATACAGTATGGAAGCAGACATTTGGAGTATAGGTGTCATAACATACATTCTGCTCTGTGGCAGTCGGCCATTTTGGGCAAGGACAGAATCTGGGATCTTTCGATCTGTGTTGAGAGCTGATCCCAACTTTGACGATTCACCATGGCCTTCAGTATCGACTGAAGCTAAGGATTTTGTGAAGAGATTTCTAAACAAGGATTACCGCAAAAGAATGACTGCTGTCCAAGCGCTGA CTCACCCTTGGTTACGAGATGAACAAAGGCAAATTCCATTGGACATACTCATCTTCAGATTAGTTAAGCAATATCTTCGTGCCACTCCTCTTAAACGTTTGGCATTAAAG GCACTATCTAAGGCTTTAAGTGAGGATGAACTTTCGTATCTTAGATTGCAGTTTAAGCTGCTTGAACCTAAAGATGGATATGTATCACTTGACAACTTTCGGATG GCTCTGACAAGATGTTTGACTGATGCTATGAGGGAATCAAGGGTTCTTGAGTTTTTGCATGCG TTGGAACCACTTGCGTACAGAAGGATGGACTTCGAAGAATTCTGTGCTGCAGCAATAAGCCCTTACCAGCTTGAGGCTTTGGAAAGGTGGGAAGAAATTGCAGGAACAGCTTTTCAGCACTTTGAACAAGAGGGCAACCGAGTTATATCGGTTGAGGAGTTGGCACAG GAACTAAATCTCGCACCGACTCATTATTCCATTGTGCAAGACTGGATCAGAAAGTCAGATGGCAAGCTAAACTTTCTTGGGTTTACAAAATTTTTGCATGGTGTCACCATACGGGGCTCAAATACAAGACGACACTAA